A single Loxodonta africana isolate mLoxAfr1 chromosome 12, mLoxAfr1.hap2, whole genome shotgun sequence DNA region contains:
- the TFAP4 gene encoding transcription factor AP-4 isoform X2, giving the protein MDTAWTFIQRSRAMAGYSLANIPLTPETQRDQERRIRREIANSNERRRMQSINAGFQSLKTLIPHTDGEKLSKAAILQQTAEYIFSLEQEKTRLLQQNTQLKRFIQELSGSSPKRRRAEDKDEGIGSPDIWEDEKAEDLRREMIELRQQLDKERSVRMMLEEQVRSLEAHMYPEKLKVIAQQVQLQQQQEQVRLLHQEKLEREQQHLRTQLLPPPAPTHHPTVIVPAPPPPPSHHINVVTMGPSSVINSVSTSRQNLDTIVQAIQHIEGTQEKLEQEEEQRRAVIVKPARSCPEAHASDTASDSEASDSDTMDQSREEPLGDGELP; this is encoded by the exons ATGGACACAGCATGGACGTTCATCCAGAGATCCAGGGCGATGGCAGGTTACAG TCTAGCCAACATTCCACTGACCCCCGAGACCCAAAGGGACCAGGAGCGGCGGATCCGGCGGGAGATTGCTAACAGCAACGAGCGCCGGCGCATGCAGAGCATCAACGCTGGCTTCCAGTCCCTCAAGACCCTCATACCCCACACAGACGGAGAGAAGCTCAGCAAG gcgGCCATTCTCCAGCAGACAGCCGAGTACATATTCTCGCTGGAGCAGGAGAAGACCAGGCTCCTGCAGCAGAACACACAGCTCAAGCGCTTCATCCAG GAGCTGAGCGGCTCATCCCCCAAGCGGCGGCGGGCAGAGGATAAGGATGAGGGCATTGGCTCACCAGACATCTGGGAGGACGAGAAGGCTGAGGACTTGCGACGGGAGATGATCGAGCTGCGGCAGCAGCTGGACAAGGAACGCTCTGTGCGCATGATGCTGGAAGAGCAG GTGCGCTCACTAGAGGCCCACATGTACCCGGAAAAGCTCAAGGTGATTGCGCAGCAGGTGCAGCTGCAGCAGCAACAGGAGCAGGTGCGGCTGCTGCACCAGGAGAAGCTGGAGCGGGAACAGCAGCACCTGCGCACCCAG CTCCTGCCCCCTCCAGCCCCCACCCACCACCCCACAGTGATTGTGCCAGCGccacctccccctccctcccaccacatCAACGTCGTCACCATGGGCCCCTCCTCGGTCATCAACTCTGTTTCCACGTCCCGGCAAAATCTGGACACCATTGTACAG GCGATCCAGCACATCGAGGGCACGCAGGAGAAGCTGGAGCAGGAGGAGGAGCAGCGGCGAGCTGTCATTGTGAAGCCTGCCCGCAGCTGCCCTGAGGCCCACGCCTCCGACACAGCCTCCGACTCGGAGGCCTCAGACAGCGACACCATGGACCAGAGCCGGGAAGAGCCATTGGGGGATGGGGAGCTTCCCTGA
- the TFAP4 gene encoding transcription factor AP-4 isoform X1 codes for MEYFMVPTQKVPSLQHFRKTEKEVIGGLCSLANIPLTPETQRDQERRIRREIANSNERRRMQSINAGFQSLKTLIPHTDGEKLSKAAILQQTAEYIFSLEQEKTRLLQQNTQLKRFIQELSGSSPKRRRAEDKDEGIGSPDIWEDEKAEDLRREMIELRQQLDKERSVRMMLEEQVRSLEAHMYPEKLKVIAQQVQLQQQQEQVRLLHQEKLEREQQHLRTQLLPPPAPTHHPTVIVPAPPPPPSHHINVVTMGPSSVINSVSTSRQNLDTIVQAIQHIEGTQEKLEQEEEQRRAVIVKPARSCPEAHASDTASDSEASDSDTMDQSREEPLGDGELP; via the exons ATGGAGTATTTCATGGTGCCCACTCAGAAGGTGCCCTCTTTGCAACATTTcaggaaaacagagaaagaagTGATAGGAGGGCTCTGTAG TCTAGCCAACATTCCACTGACCCCCGAGACCCAAAGGGACCAGGAGCGGCGGATCCGGCGGGAGATTGCTAACAGCAACGAGCGCCGGCGCATGCAGAGCATCAACGCTGGCTTCCAGTCCCTCAAGACCCTCATACCCCACACAGACGGAGAGAAGCTCAGCAAG gcgGCCATTCTCCAGCAGACAGCCGAGTACATATTCTCGCTGGAGCAGGAGAAGACCAGGCTCCTGCAGCAGAACACACAGCTCAAGCGCTTCATCCAG GAGCTGAGCGGCTCATCCCCCAAGCGGCGGCGGGCAGAGGATAAGGATGAGGGCATTGGCTCACCAGACATCTGGGAGGACGAGAAGGCTGAGGACTTGCGACGGGAGATGATCGAGCTGCGGCAGCAGCTGGACAAGGAACGCTCTGTGCGCATGATGCTGGAAGAGCAG GTGCGCTCACTAGAGGCCCACATGTACCCGGAAAAGCTCAAGGTGATTGCGCAGCAGGTGCAGCTGCAGCAGCAACAGGAGCAGGTGCGGCTGCTGCACCAGGAGAAGCTGGAGCGGGAACAGCAGCACCTGCGCACCCAG CTCCTGCCCCCTCCAGCCCCCACCCACCACCCCACAGTGATTGTGCCAGCGccacctccccctccctcccaccacatCAACGTCGTCACCATGGGCCCCTCCTCGGTCATCAACTCTGTTTCCACGTCCCGGCAAAATCTGGACACCATTGTACAG GCGATCCAGCACATCGAGGGCACGCAGGAGAAGCTGGAGCAGGAGGAGGAGCAGCGGCGAGCTGTCATTGTGAAGCCTGCCCGCAGCTGCCCTGAGGCCCACGCCTCCGACACAGCCTCCGACTCGGAGGCCTCAGACAGCGACACCATGGACCAGAGCCGGGAAGAGCCATTGGGGGATGGGGAGCTTCCCTGA
- the TFAP4 gene encoding transcription factor AP-4 isoform X3, translated as MQSINAGFQSLKTLIPHTDGEKLSKAAILQQTAEYIFSLEQEKTRLLQQNTQLKRFIQELSGSSPKRRRAEDKDEGIGSPDIWEDEKAEDLRREMIELRQQLDKERSVRMMLEEQVRSLEAHMYPEKLKVIAQQVQLQQQQEQVRLLHQEKLEREQQHLRTQLLPPPAPTHHPTVIVPAPPPPPSHHINVVTMGPSSVINSVSTSRQNLDTIVQAIQHIEGTQEKLEQEEEQRRAVIVKPARSCPEAHASDTASDSEASDSDTMDQSREEPLGDGELP; from the exons ATGCAGAGCATCAACGCTGGCTTCCAGTCCCTCAAGACCCTCATACCCCACACAGACGGAGAGAAGCTCAGCAAG gcgGCCATTCTCCAGCAGACAGCCGAGTACATATTCTCGCTGGAGCAGGAGAAGACCAGGCTCCTGCAGCAGAACACACAGCTCAAGCGCTTCATCCAG GAGCTGAGCGGCTCATCCCCCAAGCGGCGGCGGGCAGAGGATAAGGATGAGGGCATTGGCTCACCAGACATCTGGGAGGACGAGAAGGCTGAGGACTTGCGACGGGAGATGATCGAGCTGCGGCAGCAGCTGGACAAGGAACGCTCTGTGCGCATGATGCTGGAAGAGCAG GTGCGCTCACTAGAGGCCCACATGTACCCGGAAAAGCTCAAGGTGATTGCGCAGCAGGTGCAGCTGCAGCAGCAACAGGAGCAGGTGCGGCTGCTGCACCAGGAGAAGCTGGAGCGGGAACAGCAGCACCTGCGCACCCAG CTCCTGCCCCCTCCAGCCCCCACCCACCACCCCACAGTGATTGTGCCAGCGccacctccccctccctcccaccacatCAACGTCGTCACCATGGGCCCCTCCTCGGTCATCAACTCTGTTTCCACGTCCCGGCAAAATCTGGACACCATTGTACAG GCGATCCAGCACATCGAGGGCACGCAGGAGAAGCTGGAGCAGGAGGAGGAGCAGCGGCGAGCTGTCATTGTGAAGCCTGCCCGCAGCTGCCCTGAGGCCCACGCCTCCGACACAGCCTCCGACTCGGAGGCCTCAGACAGCGACACCATGGACCAGAGCCGGGAAGAGCCATTGGGGGATGGGGAGCTTCCCTGA